In one bacterium genomic region, the following are encoded:
- the secA gene encoding preprotein translocase subunit SecA, whose translation MLGNILSNIRQKKELARLSKIVEQIYSHESEFKALSEGGIIKKTEELKLIAVQKYKESEELLKELKARIDMASGAEEKGRIKKEIKSLYNQMLADILPQSFALVKEACKRLVGKRWNVSDIEVVWEMVPFDVQLMGGIILHEGKIAEMATGEGKTLVATMPAYLNALLGRGVHIVTVNDYLAHRDNEWMGPLYKSLGLTVGVIQSNMDTTARRDAYNCDITYGTNNEFGFDYLRDNICGRKEDIVQRNLHYAIIDEVDSILIDEARTPLIISGPTDDSVDLYLKIDKIVRRLQKDTDYEVDEKAHVVMLTEDGIEKAQELLGIDSLYDTASMGFAGYINQALRAHNLFREDKDYLIKDGQVLIVDEFTGRLLPGRRYSEGLHQALEAKSINEGKQVTIERENQTLATITFQNYFRIYYEKYAGMTGTAKTEEGEFRGVYDLVVVSIPTNKPLQRTGFSDVIYKTRKQMLNAVGEEIRRLHEEGRPVLVGTISIQSSEEVSNFLKEEGIEHEVLNAKYHEKEAKIISEAGQKATVTIATQMAGRGTDIKLGVGVAEIGGLHILGVERHEDRRIDNQLRGRSGRQGDPGSSQFFLSLEDDLLRIFGGDRIKNLMEHFGLPDNEPITHSWLTRTIESAQKRMEEQNFDIRKNLLSFDDVMDRQREVIYKERRRALEDDNLKEIILQMMDDVIDNEISFYAPEKVHSEDWDWDSLKKFVSSHFSFFLPEIDLEHINTKELKLILKEKVREVYSQKEREISAETASDLGQIEMMRHLEKIVLLQTIDRCWKEHLREMDELRQGIGLRGYGGTNPLVEYKKEAYQMFGALNYRIEKEVTNYLFKVKLSQEREENIAGSGKMRFVHQDADNLKRNAVISNQRPNPQITRQQTEAKSVPFRRTQAKVGRNDPCPCGSGKKYKKCCGKNV comes from the coding sequence TTAAAATTAATAGCTGTGCAAAAATATAAAGAAAGCGAAGAACTGCTAAAAGAGTTGAAGGCAAGGATAGATATGGCTTCCGGTGCGGAAGAGAAGGGCAGAATCAAAAAAGAGATAAAGAGTTTATATAATCAGATGCTTGCCGATATTTTGCCACAGTCTTTTGCTTTAGTTAAAGAAGCCTGCAAAAGATTGGTGGGTAAACGTTGGAATGTGAGCGATATAGAGGTTGTGTGGGAGATGGTGCCGTTTGATGTGCAGTTAATGGGCGGTATTATTCTTCACGAAGGTAAAATTGCCGAGATGGCTACAGGCGAAGGAAAGACTCTTGTGGCGACTATGCCCGCTTATCTTAACGCTTTACTCGGCAGAGGCGTACATATCGTTACAGTAAACGATTATCTTGCGCATCGAGACAATGAATGGATGGGACCCCTATATAAGTCTCTTGGGTTGACGGTCGGAGTAATTCAGTCAAATATGGATACAACTGCAAGAAGAGATGCATATAACTGCGATATTACTTATGGGACCAATAACGAATTCGGATTTGATTATCTGCGCGATAATATTTGCGGTAGAAAGGAAGATATTGTGCAGAGGAATTTGCATTATGCGATTATTGATGAAGTTGATTCCATATTGATTGACGAAGCACGGACGCCGCTTATTATTTCCGGTCCGACTGATGATTCGGTGGATTTGTATTTAAAGATAGACAAGATAGTCCGTCGCCTGCAAAAAGACACTGATTATGAAGTTGATGAAAAAGCGCATGTTGTTATGTTAACAGAAGACGGAATAGAAAAAGCTCAGGAATTATTGGGTATAGATTCGCTCTATGATACCGCAAGTATGGGATTTGCCGGATATATTAACCAAGCTCTTCGCGCTCATAATCTATTTCGCGAAGATAAGGATTATCTTATAAAAGACGGACAAGTGCTTATAGTAGATGAGTTCACAGGCAGATTGCTTCCGGGCAGAAGATATTCCGAAGGGTTACATCAGGCGCTTGAAGCGAAATCTATAAATGAAGGTAAGCAGGTAACCATTGAAAGAGAAAATCAGACACTGGCTACGATTACCTTTCAAAACTATTTCCGTATTTATTATGAAAAATATGCAGGCATGACAGGAACCGCTAAAACTGAAGAGGGTGAATTTAGAGGGGTTTACGACCTTGTAGTGGTTTCTATTCCTACAAATAAACCTTTGCAAAGAACAGGATTTTCCGATGTTATATATAAAACAAGAAAACAGATGTTAAATGCGGTGGGAGAAGAGATAAGAAGGTTGCACGAAGAGGGAAGGCCTGTATTGGTCGGAACGATTTCCATACAAAGCTCTGAAGAGGTTTCAAACTTTTTAAAGGAAGAAGGTATAGAGCACGAAGTTTTGAATGCGAAATATCATGAAAAAGAAGCAAAGATAATATCGGAAGCAGGACAAAAAGCAACGGTAACAATAGCAACGCAAATGGCCGGAAGAGGCACGGACATCAAATTGGGAGTAGGTGTCGCCGAAATAGGTGGACTTCATATATTGGGTGTTGAAAGACACGAAGATAGACGTATTGATAATCAATTACGCGGACGCTCAGGCAGACAGGGTGACCCGGGCTCTTCGCAGTTTTTCCTTTCTTTGGAAGATGACCTCTTAAGGATATTCGGCGGGGACAGAATAAAAAATCTTATGGAGCATTTCGGGCTTCCCGATAACGAACCAATAACTCATTCCTGGCTTACAAGAACTATAGAAAGCGCTCAAAAGCGTATGGAAGAGCAGAATTTTGATATAAGAAAAAACTTACTTAGTTTTGACGATGTAATGGATAGACAGCGCGAAGTTATATATAAAGAAAGAAGAAGGGCGCTGGAGGATGATAATCTTAAAGAAATCATTCTGCAAATGATGGATGATGTAATAGATAACGAAATATCTTTTTATGCGCCGGAAAAAGTCCATTCTGAAGACTGGGACTGGGATAGTTTGAAAAAATTCGTTTCTTCTCATTTCTCTTTTTTCTTACCCGAAATAGATTTGGAACATATAAACACGAAAGAATTAAAACTTATTTTGAAAGAAAAAGTTCGTGAAGTTTATTCTCAGAAAGAACGGGAAATAAGCGCGGAGACTGCGTCTGACTTGGGACAAATAGAAATGATGAGGCATTTAGAAAAAATAGTTTTACTTCAGACTATAGACAGATGCTGGAAAGAACATCTGCGGGAGATGGATGAGTTAAGACAGGGGATTGGTCTAAGAGGTTATGGAGGAACAAATCCCTTAGTGGAATATAAAAAAGAAGCATATCAAATGTTTGGTGCTCTTAATTATAGGATTGAGAAAGAAGTGACCAATTATCTTTTTAAAGTCAAATTGTCTCAAGAAAGGGAAGAAAATATTGCGGGTTCCGGCAAAATGCGATTTGTGCATCAGGATGCTGATAATTTAAAAAGAAACGCTGTAATATCAAATCAAAGACCTAATCCTCAAATTACTCGTCAACAAACAGAGGCAAAAAGTGTTCCTTTTCGCAGGACTCAAGCCAAGGTTGGTAGGAATGACCCATGTCCTTGCGGCAGTGGAAAGAAATATAAAAAATGTTGCGGTAAAAATGTATAA